The genomic DNA CGCCGTCTTGCCCCAGACGGCTTCGTCGGCGCCCCATGAGATCGAGCACACATCGCATCCATCGGAAGTTGCTTTCTCCACGGCGGGGGCAATGTCGTCGGCCCAGTAAACCTTGATGACGGCCGGTTTGCCCGTTGCGATGTAATAGGCTGCTCCTGCCACCTGAATATCCAGCGCGACTTCCGTATCCGCATCGTTCTTGGGATTCTGTTTGGTATTGTGCACTCCGTTCACGGATACATCGGTGATGTGCGGCGCCGGCTGGCCGATGCCCTGAAAGAACGCATCCATATCCGATTGCACCCATCCCCCTCCCAATTCAACAATAGCGATGACTCCGCCGCCACTGAGATGTGCGGGCCAGTTATAGGCCTTGCACAGATTCGGTACGGTCCACGTTTCTGCCTGCCGTTTCGCCGTTTTGAAATACGGCTTGCTGACTGCACTGTGTTGCTTGTTCATTGAAGTCTCCTTCGGAAATAGCAGAGGTTGCTGACTGAGCAGAATGAGAGCAGTGTATCGCTTAGGCGCGGCGGGGAAGTGTGAATAAATCGGGAAAAACCGTTCTATGCTGCGATCAACGACAACGCGGTATCGGCTGACAGTTTCGCCGCGCCGGCGGCCACGGCATGGCCTTTGAGTTTTGTGGTCGCCACTTTGAGATCGGCTTGCGGCTCGCACTTGCTGTTTTCCCGAATCCCAGCTTCCACAGCGCTTCGAACGATGACCGGCAAGCGGTCCGCGAGTCCGCCGCCGAGAACGATGATCTCGGGGTTCAGGAAATCGACGAAGTTCGAAAGCGCGACGCCGAGCATGTAGCAGCGGCCGCGCACCAGTTCTTTGACGGACGTATCCCCGTGTTCGATCGCTGCTGCCAGTGTTCCGGCCGTGATGTGACGGGAGTCTTTGCCGGCGCATCGCCGTAAGTAGGGCGCCTGATTACAGGCGGCCAGCTCGGCCGCGGCGGCGGCAATCGCTGTCCGGCTTGCGATGTCATTCAAGAGGACGCGGCGTCTCGTGCGGGTGGAACCGTTCGGAACATTCAGCATGTAGTGGCCAATGTCGCCCGCGCTCCCATTGGGTCCTCGATGGATCTTGCCGTCGAGCAGAATCGCCCCTCCGATTCCGGTTCCGATAAAGATGCCGATCGCATGTTTGTATCCGGCTGCGGCCCCCAGTTGGTGTTCTCCGTAGAGGCCGGCCGCGACATCGTTCGTCACGATGACATTGGCTCCGGTATGCTTGGCGATGACGGAGCGAAACGAATACCCCCTGAGAAAAGGGATATTGAGGGAAATCTTGATGCTCCCGTCGGGATTGAAAGTGCCGGCACAGCCTACGCCGACATTCTCGATTTCAAGACGCCTCGCGAGGCCCTTTTTCATCAAGACGTTCAAGGACTGCTTGAGCGCGCGGGTGAAACTTTCCGCGCTGTGGAAGGCGGTGGTCTTGAGTTTGATGTCCTCGAGGACCGTGAACTTCTTATCGAAGAGGCAGAGCCGCGTCTTGGTTCCACCGACATCGATGCCGATGTATCCTATTTTGAGCACCCTCTAGCTTACTGCACGATATGTTCCATCGCCGGGTGGAGGACGAGATCCATGGGCTGGGAAATACGCGGCGGAACCTGATCCGGGTTGCCGGCGATCGCCAGGATACCGCGCATCCGGAACAATTCTTCCGGGGCCGCATTCGCACATTCATCGAGCACGATCCAGTGCGGCCTGCCGAAACCGTCGCGAAGATCGCGCAAGCCGGGCCACAGTTCCTGAAGGAAAGAGGATCTTGCTTCCGCCGGGATCGCCTCGAGATTCAGGATCGCGTTCTGGCCGGGATGAGAGAGGATCTCCATCGTCTGCCGGACGGCCGGCGGTTGCTGACGATCGCCAAGAACCGTGCCGGTGGGACTATGGGAATAGTTGCCGTTCGGATCGATGAGTGCGAACTGGTACTCCTTTTCTTTCAGCTGATCGAGAAAGCGCTGAACGAAAGCGAGCCTTATGGCATCCTGCGGTTCCATAACCAACACGTTTTTGCCATAGGGGTCGATCCAGACGTCTGCTCCGTCCGGCCGTTTCCCGAGATCCAATCGATGAGGTAGACGGTCTCCGAGAAACTCGAGGTCCGTTTTCACCAGAGACTGAATCAATTCGGACGTGCCTCTGCCGTCCGGCTGTGTGGTGACCCATTCCGTTCGCTCCTTGAGAGCCTCCAGCGCATTAGCGACAGCCACCGAGCACTCACATTGCGACAGGAACGCATGGTCGTTTTCGGCGTCTCCGATCCCGACGGTGTTGTGGCGCGACAGACCGAGCTCGAGCAGGGCCGCGTTTAACCCCGTGGCCTTGTTTACACCTGAAGGCAGAATCATGACAGCGCCTTTGTTGAAAATGACCTGCAATTCGAGGCCGAGTTCGCGAATGACCTCGACGGCCTCGATTTCATGTGGGCTGCGAGTGGCGACAATCACGCGGCCGACCGAGACATGCGCCGGACCGTGTTTGACGAGACTGTCGATGAACTCGGGAGGAGGCGGATCGGCAAGCAGCCGCTGCTCGCGCGTGGCAGGGTGGTACAGGACGGCGCCGTTTTCCGCCACGATTCTGTCGAACAGGCCGGCCTGTGGAAAGGTATCGAACAGTTCTTCGAGAATCCTGCCCGTAACCAGAATCAGTTTGCGCCCGGAGGTGCGGACGGCATTCAGGTTCTTGAGTGTGTCCGCCGAGACCACTCCTTCGGCAGCGATAGTTCCATCGTAGTCGCATGCAAGTGCGTGGTATCGCATGTATTTAAGTACTGCAGGCCGGATGCCGCGCGGGCATAAAGTCCGCGGCTACGAGCCCATGCCTAGCGGGTCATCCAGTAAAACAGCAGGTCTGTTGCGGGTGGCGCGATCCCCAGCTGGCGGATCATGCCGACGGTCTGGCCGCGATGGAGCGTGGCGTGATTCACGACGTGCTGCATCTGGTGCACGAGCGGCATCGATCCGGCGTCGCCGTTGATGCGCCTGAAACTCAACGCGCGGGGAAGTTCGGCGTCGGTGAGTTTCTCGAGGTAGCGGTTGCGGGTATCGGCGATCGACTGCCACTTTCCCCTCAGGCCGGGAATGTCTTTGATGAGCGCTGTAGTCCATGGCGTCCACACCTGATCGCCCGTGGGCGACCGGCCGTTCCAGCGTTCCAGCCAGACCCATTCCGCGCCGGCCATGTGAGCCATTGTGCCGAGGATGGAGCGGTGGCTGATACCGACGTCCTGCAGCAGTTGATCGCTGGTTAACTTCTGAGCGGCGTCCAGAACAAGGTCGTTAGCCCACTCTGTGTAGTCGAAAAGCTGCCGGATTTCGCTGACTGTCATATGGAGACCAATTATAAAAGGAATCTTATTGCAGGTTGTATCATTCGAGGTTTCTGCATTTCAAATTTGAAATGAAACAACCTCAAATGATGCAACTTGCAATAGGTGTTTTCAGTCTCCCTCATCTTTTGTCATCAGCTCTTCCACCACTTTCGACTGCGCTTCCATGCGCGTGAGATCGGCATCGAGTCGGCGGATCTTGAATGTGGCGTTCTCGTTTTCGATGCGCAGTGTCTGATTTTCGGTTTCGAGCCGGCTGCGGCTGGATTCATTGACATTCAGGCGCGGGTACATGAGGAGCAGGAAAACCGTCATCAGAAACGCCAGGATTCCCGCTGCCAACAGGATCACGCCGGCTTTGCAGGAGAAACGAAGCTGGCCCACGCGCGGGCTGTTGGGCGGAAGAACGATCAAATTCCAAGACGTCGTTTTCATCGGACCTCCTGCCGCTGGCTGCGGCAAATGCCGTGCCGTTGCTAAACGCTTGAAGGCACAAGAGTGGCGTGGCGGACAACCATCGTCCGGAGCCCTTCATCCATCAAGTTTGTCGATGGGGTTTTTCGGAAACCCGATTTTGCGAAGAAATGCCTATTTCGATTTTTTCTTCGGCGCAGGCGTCCAGCCAGTCGATACAGAAGCGGCAGCGGACGAGGTGACATTGTTCCGCTCCAGTGAGCTCCGTCAGGCCCATAACAAACTCGTAAAGCCGTTCAATGGCAACGTGCATCGCGCGTTAGCTTTTGCAGGTCAGATGCCGGGGAATGGGATGTGGAATCAATACGCGCGCCGTGCGGGAGAGGAATTTCGTGGAGAATTTCCAGGAATAGACTGTCGCGGACGTCAGCCCGCGACATCTATATATAGCTGCAGCGTCAGGCGGCCTTTTTTCTCGTGGCTTTGCGCAGCTCGGCGTATCTCCGTTTCATACCTTCGGAGATGCGTTTTCGGGCTTCCGGGCTCATCGTGCGTTTTTTGGGAACGGAATCCGTAGAAACAACTGCGGTTGGAGTCTTAGTTAATGATGGCCGGTGTCCCAGCTCTCGTTTGATTTCCGAAATTTCGTTTTCCAGTCTCGCCCGTTCGGCTTCGAGTCCTTTCAAAGCCATTTCGAGCAGTCTCATTCTGTCTGGCATGGGGGCCTCCCTCTGTCTGAAATAGGACCTTTTATCTTACCTGACATCCGGGGAGTCGAGGCAACAACTAAGGCATTACGCTGAAAGTGAATGCGAAGGTGTGGACTTTGCCGCCGCGGCGGAACTGGGTCCAGGCGCGGTAGGTTCCGGGCTTCGGCATCAGACCTTCGAAGGTGACGTCCGGGCCGCCGCGCAGCGCTTCGAGAGTGGCGCGGTCGGCGTCGGGTGGAATCAGGAACTGGGGCTGGGCGCCTTCCTCGGTGTTCTGGGCGAGGATATCGACCGGATGCGAGTGGACGTAGTCCACCATGTCCTCGCTCATGATGAGCGTGTGGCCGAAAGCGCCAAGGTAAGTCTGCAGATCGGTTATCGGTTTCTTTGTCGCCGTGTCCGTCAGGTGAAAGTTCAGATGGCCGTACTGGCCGACCACGAACTGCGGTGGATCGTAAGTCACGGTCGCGGTGAGATCGTCGACAGTCCTGGTTGAGCCGGTGTCGGGAACCAGGTGGGCGCTGTCGGCCTCAAGATCTCCGGCGTAGCCGGCCGTCACCAGAGGCCGCGCGATAAACTGCGGCGCGCCGCCGGAAGGCATGAAGTCGGAGAGGATCTTGTAGTAGCCGGCTTTCGGCAGTGTGACTTCGATCGACCAGGTGCCGTCCTGAGCTTCCTCGGGATGGATGTGTTCGAAGAACTCCATATCCTGGCTGATGACGAAGAGGTGATATTGGCGGTCGTGAACGGTCTCGAACTTCGTCACCTGGATGCCCGTGCCGGGATGCGCGATCCGGAAGAAGAACTTCGTAGTCTGGCCGGCTTTGACGACAGCAGGGACCGTGGTGAAGTCGAGCCGGTAGTCTCGAACGTCGAATGGTGCGGCCTTGACGAGGTCCATGCCGCAGATCGGGCACTTGCCGGAGGCATCCATCGTGTAAGCGGAGTGCATCGGGCAGACCCAGGCGGTGTCGTCTTCGATGGGGGTTTCGATCACTGCGAGCGCGGATGAGACCGCGATGAGGAGGGCGGAGAGGCTCAGGATGGCGGTGGTCTTCTTAGTCATGACTGCATTCTTGCGCTTTTCCAACACTCCCCGCCTGACTCAGGCGGGGAGTTGAAGCCACTCATCTATGCGGACTCGTTGCATTGCCTTCATACACTCCCGTGCCCGAGCCCGGCAGCTCGTTGGCGCGCGGGCCGGTGTACCGTGCGACGTGGAGCCCGGTGCCGTCGTCGGACCAATAGATCAGACCGTCCTTGAATACAGGATACGTCCGCGTCAGGCCGTTGGGCGCCGTGACCGCATAGCCGACTTCGCGCGGCGTCTGCGGGGCGGAGATATCGATCACGCGCAGGCCGTGCGCGTACCAGCCGTTGAAGACGAGATTCTTGAACACGGTCGGATTATGATTCTGTTGAGCAAGACCCTTGCGGTTTGTGCCGTCGGGTTGCGTCGTGTCCTGGTTCAGGCAGACATCGAGCTGGTTGTCCGGAATCGCGAAGGCGCCGACCATGATGGGCACGATTTCGGATTCGATCGACAGCATGCGTGCGTAGTTCAGCGGACAGCCGCCGTTCTCATCGGTAATCCAGACATAGGCCGGGCGATTCTTCGTATTGCCGCGAACGCGCGCGGGCCGGTCCGGGATGATGACGGCGCTGTGGGTTCCGGTCGGGGTTGCGGGTGTCGGCGGATAGACGTCGAAGCGCGACCGTGTCATAAGCACAAGATAGCGTTCTGCTTTGGCTTCGGCGGAGACGTTCGACGCGAGATAGGCCTTCAGTCCGGGATCGTCGTTGATGACCATGTGGACGCAGTCGTTCGCGACGGACGGAATCTTCGAAGGCTCCATCGCGCCGTCGGCGGCGACGATCGTCGAGCGTTTGTTGCAGCCGGCGGTACCGGCGTCGAGTTCGGCGTTCTTGTGATGCGCGACGGCTTCGGAGTTCAGGATATAAAACCCGGCGGTGGTGCCGGCGACGTAGATGCGTTCGCCGTCATCGCTGACCGAAAGCGAGTGCAGGCGATTCTGCTCGGTGTTCTGGGTGTTTCCTCGGCCGCGTCCGGAGCCGCGCTGTTCGCTGTAATCGTTGAAGCGGCCGTCGGAGAACAGGCCGGTGGCATCGGGGCGTTCGTTGGGCGGCGGGCCGCCGACCTCGGCCAGAGTGAAGCCCGCGAGCATCTTCGCTTTGGGCAGCACCTCGCCGGTGTTTTCGTCCGTGACGGCTAGGACAATGGCGTCGGGGACTTTGGTGCCCGGGTTGTCGGGATCGGGAACGCCGGCTGTCCAGTTCGTCATGAAGACGAGGACGCGATTCGGGTTTGCGGGATCGTGCCAGAGGAAGAACTCGTGCGACTGGGCGTGGAAGTCGTGGACATCGCTTTTGAACATCGGCTGGCAGGTGTTCATATTGATGCGATAAGCCTCCATCCAGCCTTCGTTGTTGGTGCCGCCGTTGCGCACGAGGAGATAGCGGTCCTGGCCGGTCGAAGTCTTGTAGACGAGTGCGCGAAGCTCGCGGTCGTCGAAGCCTTCGTTGCCGATGGCGTTCGTCGGAAGTTCGCCGACCTGGACGGGTGGGTCTTTTTCGGGATTCGGCTGAATCTTGAAAATGTTCACGGCATGCTTGAAACCGCGACCGTTGCGGTGGCCCACGAAAATGCAGTTGCCCGCGATGCCGAGGCCGCGAGCGTCGCCGTCGGCGTCGAGGTCGCCGCCTTTCCACTTACCGGTAGCTTCGTCTTTGATGGACGGGACCGTGACAACCCAGTGGATGTGCTCGAGATTGCGGAAGAGATGGAGGTCCTTCTCGAGCTTGAAAGCGCCGGTTTTCGCGTCTTCCGGAGAAGAGAAGGGATCGATCTTGCCGTCCTTGCCGAGGCGGGATGTCGGCAGCTGGCCAAACGGTGTGCGGAACGTGCTGGGCTGGCAGCCCGCGGGATCTTTCGAGTAGTCCACGCACTGTCCGGAGAGCTGGAGGGACAGAGAGGTCACCAACAGTAGAAAGAGGATACGGTGTGCCGAATTCATACCAGGAAGATTAGCCACAAAAGGCACAAATGCATAGAAAACAGATCCGTTGTCTTTTTTGGACAAAATTCCCCGGCATGTGCCGGTCCGGGCGACGTATACTGCTGGAAAGGCGATCCGGAGGACGCGTTCATAGTGGTCGATCGACAACCTTACGCGCGGCGTGTGATCCTCGCATGCATCGGTTTACTTCTGCTAAGCTCCGCCATCTTTCTTGCGCAAGATTTTCAATTGAAAGCCAGGGTCGATGAAGTCCGCGTACCCGTCTCGGTGCGGGACGATACCGGTGCGCTCGTTCAAGGCCTGAAGAAGGAAGACTTCACGATTCTGGAAAGCGGTGTACCCCAGGAGATCCTGAGTTTCTCGACGGATCCGTTGCCGATCTCGGCGGCGATTATTGTGGACACTGCGATCACGAGCGATCAGCTCCGGCGCTTCAGCCTGGTCTCCGGGACATTGATGAAGGAGTTCAAGGCAATCGATGAGTTCGCCGTCTACCGGTACGATCACGTCGTGACGAAGCTGTCGGATTACACGAGCAATCCGCAGAATCTGGAGAAGAGCTTCGACGCCATCCGGCAGATTGCCGACGACAAGCCGCAGGATAGCGAGCCGGGCGTCGCGGTCGGGCCATCGCCGTTGCGATGGATCATCGACCGGACGCAGATCGGAACCAACGGGGCCCAGGGACGGCCGGACAGACCGTCGACTCCGATCAGCCCCACGTCAGGGAATTCGACCAGTATGAAGGCGCCCGAGGTCAGCCGGGTGCTCCACGATGCGATCTTCGCGGCTGAGGTGGACCTGGAAAAGCGGCCGGAGAACCGGCGGAAAATGATTCTGCTGGTTTCGAACGGCGAGGTCACCGGTGAGAACGAGCACGGGCAGGGAGAAGTCGTGACGCGGCTGTACCGGAACGGGATTCAAGTATATGCGGTCGATCCCGAGCACAAGGTCTTCAACCATATGACGCTGCTGAACTCGTACACTCACGGGACGGGCGGCGCGGTGTTCGAAGGCAATGCGATCGAAAATATGGCGATCGCGTTCGCGCAGGTGATCGAGCAGGCGCGGGATCAGTATATGATCGGGTATGTTTCGAACAACGAGCCGACGAGTAATCGGCCGGTGCTGCGGAACATCGACGTCAAAGTCAAGGGCAGGAAGTATAAGATCGTCCACCGCATGAATTACATGCAGTATCCGTGACGTCTTCTTTTTGTTTCTTGACGTAAGCGCGGAATGGATAAAAACTATGGGTCAGATCGTAAGCACAACAGGAGGATTCGAATGAGAAAGTGCATAGCTGCTGTTTTTGCCCTGGCATTTGGCGTAATGCTGATGGCAGTGCCGGCCATGGCGCACCATTCCTTCTCGGCGGAGTTTGATGCAAACAAACCCACGACGGCGAAGGGATTCGTGACGAAAATTGAATGGACCAACCCCCATGTCTGGTTCTATATGGACGTGAAACAACCCGATGGCTCCGTGCAGAACTGGGGCTTCGAAATGGGACCGCCGCACGGCCTGCAGGCTCGCGGATGGACCCGCACCACCATGAAGCTGGGTGATGAAATCATCGTTGAAGGCACACTGGCGAAGAATGGAAGCAATCGCGGGAATGCGCGCAACGTGACGCTGGCCTCGACCGGCAAGAAGTTCGGCGCGGCCTCGAGCGAAGGCACAAACCCGTAGAAAAAATCAGCCACAAAAAAGCACAAAAGGCATAGGAAAGGTTCTCTTTTCCTGTGCCTTTTGTGCTTCTTGTGGTTTCTTTCCTCTCAGCTTAATTCCACAATGTTGATATCGATGTTGCGGGTCTGCCTTTCAGCGGACTGCCATTGAACCAGGATGGGGCTTTGATACGTGCCGCGAACCAGGCGCGGCGAACTGCCGGTATCGCAGCTTGCGAGGAAGCTCACACGCCGCGACCGGAAGAAGCATCGGGCGGGCACGGAAAGCAGCTTCGCAATCAGGCGCTCGAATGAAGACTGGTCGATCTGGAGCGCTTCCATCAGCGAGTTCAGCATCCTGACGGCGTCGTACTGCGCGTAGCTGAGCGTCTTGGCCGGGATCGAGAGCGGATCCGCAATCATGTGCCGGCCTTTGATCGTCGCGAAGCGCAAAGGATTCTGCAGCACCTCGACCAGGTCGTGCTGAATCAGCAGCGTCTCATATTCATTCACGGTCAGGCCGGCATGGCGTTCCACGGAATCGATCATCAGGTCCACGCGCGCGAATTCGACGCCTGTTTTCTTCAGCCTTTCGTCGACGGTCTGAAGCAGGCCCAGCTTGGGATCCGCGAGGTTGATCGAATCGATCGGGTGCTTCGACACCGGCACCCGAACGGACATCTCCGAGACGGTGCGCTCCCGGTCGAAGCCGATGATGGTGGTTTTTCGCTCGCGGCGGAAAACACCCGTCGCGCCATCGAGGTCGATGAAGTAGACCGGCGTATTGCTTTCGGTCCGATGCGTCACGCAGTTCTTCATGCCCGCGCCGATGAAGGTCAGATGTGAATCGCCATTGCGCGGCTCGACAATTTTCTGCTCCTCGCTTAGTTCAGTGCGGCGGTCGATCTGATCGTGGCTGTACTCCGCGCCCTCGGGAAACAACGCCCGGAACGCGTGGAAGAAGCGGGACAGCAGGTCATAGCTGTTGTTCATCCGCAGCGCGAGGCTGCGGTCGAGATATCCCGCCGTCGTGTGCATCGAGCAGAACAGCGTCCGCTGGTGGCGGCGGAGCAGGTCGCTCGTCTGCGCGATGCGCGCCCGGACATCGATCGCTTCGAAGCGCCGTTGAGGAGCCAGATTGAACTTCAGCTCAGATGGACTCGTTCTCGTGCTCATCGCAAATATTTTACCA from Terriglobia bacterium includes the following:
- a CDS encoding ROK family protein encodes the protein MLKIGYIGIDVGGTKTRLCLFDKKFTVLEDIKLKTTAFHSAESFTRALKQSLNVLMKKGLARRLEIENVGVGCAGTFNPDGSIKISLNIPFLRGYSFRSVIAKHTGANVIVTNDVAAGLYGEHQLGAAAGYKHAIGIFIGTGIGGAILLDGKIHRGPNGSAGDIGHYMLNVPNGSTRTRRRVLLNDIASRTAIAAAAAELAACNQAPYLRRCAGKDSRHITAGTLAAAIEHGDTSVKELVRGRCYMLGVALSNFVDFLNPEIIVLGGGLADRLPVIVRSAVEAGIRENSKCEPQADLKVATTKLKGHAVAAGAAKLSADTALSLIAA
- a CDS encoding HAD family hydrolase, producing the protein MRYHALACDYDGTIAAEGVVSADTLKNLNAVRTSGRKLILVTGRILEELFDTFPQAGLFDRIVAENGAVLYHPATREQRLLADPPPPEFIDSLVKHGPAHVSVGRVIVATRSPHEIEAVEVIRELGLELQVIFNKGAVMILPSGVNKATGLNAALLELGLSRHNTVGIGDAENDHAFLSQCECSVAVANALEALKERTEWVTTQPDGRGTSELIQSLVKTDLEFLGDRLPHRLDLGKRPDGADVWIDPYGKNVLVMEPQDAIRLAFVQRFLDQLKEKEYQFALIDPNGNYSHSPTGTVLGDRQQPPAVRQTMEILSHPGQNAILNLEAIPAEARSSFLQELWPGLRDLRDGFGRPHWIVLDECANAAPEELFRMRGILAIAGNPDQVPPRISQPMDLVLHPAMEHIVQ
- a CDS encoding DinB family protein translates to MTVSEIRQLFDYTEWANDLVLDAAQKLTSDQLLQDVGISHRSILGTMAHMAGAEWVWLERWNGRSPTGDQVWTPWTTALIKDIPGLRGKWQSIADTRNRYLEKLTDAELPRALSFRRINGDAGSMPLVHQMQHVVNHATLHRGQTVGMIRQLGIAPPATDLLFYWMTR
- a CDS encoding heavy metal-binding domain-containing protein, whose translation is MTKKTTAILSLSALLIAVSSALAVIETPIEDDTAWVCPMHSAYTMDASGKCPICGMDLVKAAPFDVRDYRLDFTTVPAVVKAGQTTKFFFRIAHPGTGIQVTKFETVHDRQYHLFVISQDMEFFEHIHPEEAQDGTWSIEVTLPKAGYYKILSDFMPSGGAPQFIARPLVTAGYAGDLEADSAHLVPDTGSTRTVDDLTATVTYDPPQFVVGQYGHLNFHLTDTATKKPITDLQTYLGAFGHTLIMSEDMVDYVHSHPVDILAQNTEEGAQPQFLIPPDADRATLEALRGGPDVTFEGLMPKPGTYRAWTQFRRGGKVHTFAFTFSVMP
- a CDS encoding VWA domain-containing protein; the encoded protein is MVDRQPYARRVILACIGLLLLSSAIFLAQDFQLKARVDEVRVPVSVRDDTGALVQGLKKEDFTILESGVPQEILSFSTDPLPISAAIIVDTAITSDQLRRFSLVSGTLMKEFKAIDEFAVYRYDHVVTKLSDYTSNPQNLEKSFDAIRQIADDKPQDSEPGVAVGPSPLRWIIDRTQIGTNGAQGRPDRPSTPISPTSGNSTSMKAPEVSRVLHDAIFAAEVDLEKRPENRRKMILLVSNGEVTGENEHGQGEVVTRLYRNGIQVYAVDPEHKVFNHMTLLNSYTHGTGGAVFEGNAIENMAIAFAQVIEQARDQYMIGYVSNNEPTSNRPVLRNIDVKVKGRKYKIVHRMNYMQYP
- a CDS encoding DUF6152 family protein, which produces MRKCIAAVFALAFGVMLMAVPAMAHHSFSAEFDANKPTTAKGFVTKIEWTNPHVWFYMDVKQPDGSVQNWGFEMGPPHGLQARGWTRTTMKLGDEIIVEGTLAKNGSNRGNARNVTLASTGKKFGAASSEGTNP